The uncultured Sunxiuqinia sp. genomic sequence GAACTTGTTATTGTGAATGGAGAGTTGCTTGGTTATCAAAACGTGCAAACTATTGCTACCTTAAATCCGTCGGGACTCGATGAGGTGTTTACAGTCGATTGGATAAACACGAATGGAACAACGGTTCGGGGTGTAGCCAATCTGACTAGCGAGGAACTGAAAGTATCACTGCCCGATGGAGCTAAAATGGAGGTTATTCAGTTACGAAAATATTAAAGTTGGAATACGATTGTTTTAAGATATTAAAAAAATAAAAGGGAATCACAAATTTACGTTTGTGGCTCCCTCTTATTTTTACTATTGCAGGGTTATTTTATTATAACACTGATATTTCCATGTCCAGATTAACCTGACTGTTTGCTTCTACCTGAATGGAGTTCAGCAATAGATCACTAATAATACTTGTGACATTAACAGCCCCGTTAAAGGTAACTTCTCCGCTTGAGTCTTCTTCGTAGGATGCAACATGAATTTCATATTCACCTTCTTCAAGAAAAGACAATTGGTAGTTACCGTTCCCATCTACTGTTGCACTGGTTTTGGCATTTACGAATAATACCATACTTTCCCCTTGTGCACTAGTTTCGGTACTTGTATCGAATGTTCCTTTTTCGTAGGCATATACAACCAATTTATCGTCGCTGGAAGAATTGTTGCTGATCGTTCCCTCGATTTCGCCACAATTATCTTCTTCAACAATGCGAAGAGAATTGATCAATTCAGCAGTTGTGACAAACTTGTAGTCGCTTCCCGAATCGGTGTCTTCATTGCGAATAATCGCTTTTCGCAAATCGAAGTCAATCACTAAGGTAGTCATACCATTAGCTTCAACGGCAAAAGGCTTGTTGAAGGTTACTTCAGTCGTCGAACTTGATGAAGATTCCAACGAATGTTTACTATTGTCGTCTGTTAAGACATAACAGCCGGGCGAGTCGCCATTTTCATCTGATTGGTTGTCGAGAACAACGGTGAGACTTGAATAGTTACCCGCTTCAACCATTTCATTAGCCAGCAATTTAGCATTCCCATTTTGATAGGCCGACACTTCGATTGTTTGTTTGGTAAACCCTTCAACTTTTTGGCCGTTGACATGGACTTCAGAAACTGTTACAAAGGTTCCTTGAATATTGGTATCATCAGAAGGGGCATCCGTTAATTTCACACTGAGTTCCCCCTGTTGTTCTTCAATTTCATTATCCTCAGAACACTGTATCATTACCAGTGCAATAATTAGCATACTTAATAAAATTGAGATTTTAGATTTCATTATTTTCGAAATTTTTAACATTACAATTAGATTTTACGTTATTTACTTTCTTCTTCTTCTTCTTCTTCTTCTTGTTTTTCTAACAGTATCTATCACTCATGTTTAATTTTTTTATATGATTTTATTTCGCTCGAAAATTACAAACGAAGTGCCAAAACA encodes the following:
- a CDS encoding DUF4382 domain-containing protein, encoding MKSKISILLSMLIIALVMIQCSEDNEIEEQQGELSVKLTDAPSDDTNIQGTFVTVSEVHVNGQKVEGFTKQTIEVSAYQNGNAKLLANEMVEAGNYSSLTVVLDNQSDENGDSPGCYVLTDDNSKHSLESSSSSTTEVTFNKPFAVEANGMTTLVIDFDLRKAIIRNEDTDSGSDYKFVTTAELINSLRIVEEDNCGEIEGTISNNSSSDDKLVVYAYEKGTFDTSTETSAQGESMVLFVNAKTSATVDGNGNYQLSFLEEGEYEIHVASYEEDSSGEVTFNGAVNVTSIISDLLLNSIQVEANSQVNLDMEISVL